The Streptomyces sp. NBC_01689 genome includes a window with the following:
- a CDS encoding SDR family oxidoreductase, with the protein MSERTGTSPRVAVVTGGSRGIGRQTAERLAADGYAVVVNYAGNQAEADKAVAAITDAGGEALALRADVADETAMADLFDTVEARFGGVDVVVHAAGVMTLAPLADLDLDALDRMHRTNVRGTFVVGQQAVRRLRAGGALVNFSSSVLGLAIPGYSGYAASKGAVEAMTLIVARELRGRDVTVNVVAPGPTATSLYLDGKDEETIARAAAQPPLERLGVPEDIAGVVSFLAGPDGRWVNGQVLRVNGGVI; encoded by the coding sequence ATGAGCGAACGGACCGGCACCTCCCCGCGCGTCGCGGTCGTCACCGGCGGATCCCGCGGGATCGGCCGCCAGACCGCCGAACGGCTGGCCGCCGACGGGTACGCCGTCGTGGTCAACTACGCGGGCAACCAGGCGGAGGCCGACAAGGCCGTGGCCGCGATCACCGACGCGGGCGGCGAGGCCCTCGCCCTGCGCGCGGACGTCGCCGACGAGACGGCGATGGCGGACCTCTTCGACACGGTGGAGGCCCGTTTCGGCGGAGTCGACGTCGTCGTGCACGCCGCCGGGGTGATGACCCTCGCGCCGCTCGCCGACCTCGACCTCGACGCCCTGGACCGGATGCACCGGACCAACGTGCGCGGCACGTTCGTCGTCGGACAGCAGGCCGTCCGCCGGCTGCGCGCGGGCGGCGCCCTCGTCAACTTCTCCAGCTCCGTACTGGGGCTGGCCATCCCCGGCTACAGCGGATACGCCGCCTCGAAGGGCGCCGTCGAGGCCATGACCCTGATCGTCGCCCGCGAGCTGCGCGGCCGGGACGTCACCGTCAACGTGGTGGCCCCCGGGCCCACCGCCACCTCCCTGTACCTGGACGGCAAGGACGAGGAGACCATCGCCCGGGCGGCCGCCCAGCCCCCGCTGGAGCGTCTGGGCGTGCCCGAGGACATCGCCGGCGTGGTGTCCTTCCTCGCGGGCCCCGACGGCCGCTGGGTCAACGGGCAGGTCCTCCGCGTCAACGGCGGCGTCATCTAG